DNA sequence from the Chlorocebus sabaeus isolate Y175 chromosome 25, mChlSab1.0.hap1, whole genome shotgun sequence genome:
taagccaccgcacctggcctgagtttttaaaaaaataacaaaaaggccAATCAACTTATTTTGTCAAAGTCACCTAGTAGGAAAGCTAAGCAAACACTGAAACCCTTCAACATTCAACTTGAAGCCCTTACCCTTTCACCTCCTGTAAATGTCAAGGAGCTCATGGTCCTAGTTCTCCTTGGTAGGGAGTATCTGTGCATACCTCAGGAGCACTGCAAGTGTCTGGAAACTGACACTGTACtcagcctccatctccccaggAAACACAGCTCTCAATGCTTGTCTGTGCATTGGGGGAAGACAGAGGGAAAAAGTCTAGACAGGGAAAACTCAAGTGAACACAGGAAAGGTCCCTCCCCTTCCTTGTATTCATCTGAGCTGTCCTGTAACGTCCTTCCTGCAGTGTACAACCACAGCTTCACTCCAGGGTTATACACAGGGTATGCTTTGGTTTCTACGTCCTTCTTCAGCAATGCCCATTTTGGGAAAAAACCAACTAACCAACTAAGAAGAGTCTGTCCAGGCCAAAAACTCTCGCTACTTTGTAAGAGCGGGAGAGTGAGGGATGATCTCACAACACCACGAAGCCTGCCATGCATTCAGAGCAGGCCATGATTTGTCCTGCACGTCCCCTGCAGAGAGGAGGCTTGAAACCTGGCACCACTTTACCTTTTGTAGAAATGGAAGCGCTCTGTGAAAAGCAGAAACTGTTTCTCTCCTTGAAGGAAGAAGTGTCTGGCCCTGGAGACACCGGACTTCTGCGTGTACTCGCAGATGTGGGTAAAATTCAGTTCCTCCTTCTTGAAGTAATTTCGAAGACGCACGAAGTCAAAGTAGGAGGGGATATAGATGAGCGTGTGAGACATGACTGCATCACGATACTGCGGCAGAATCTTGTTCACAAAAAAGTTAAACCTGATTTGGAACGGCAAAGGGCAAAGTTAACGTCTAGAGTGAAGCTTATAGTGTCTCttaactgtgtgaccctgggcaaatcaCAATCTCGTGTTAAAAGATTACCTCCCCAGAGGCCAATAGGATTTCCCTCCTCTCAAACAGATTATGTAAGGATAAAACTTGATAAGCACACTAAAAAAGTAAGTGTCAACACTATTCATCGTAAAAAACAGATGTAATACCATTATATCCCAGAGAATTATTCTAGGAGGTAAGAGTCCTGATTTACAGCAATAACCCCACTACTAGTCAGGAGACCTAGGCCAAGTCACTatttctctctgggcttcagtttcctcctctcaCAAATgacataattaaattaaattatctcATCTGATTTGGTAAACAGTaatcaataaaagcaaaatgGAATCCAATTCTAGGTTTGTACACCCAAGTgaaatctctctctgttgtcccCAGGGGCCTGCTGGGAGCAGTGGGTTACCTGGCATCAATCACTGAAGCTAGGTTTTCAGCTTCCATCCTCTGGAAGACATGTGGGAGCTGCACCAGGACATGACTGATAGAGCCTGTCATTGGGACATTCCTCACAGCCACCTGCCAGTAGTCAACGAGAGTGTTAGGTAGACAGCCATCCCCTTCTTGACCAGATGCTATCCCCTCCTTCTACTTTAGGACCCAAACAATAAACAGTGCTCATGAAGACACTGAGGAAACAAGATAAGAACCCACCTGGCCTTGCATGTTGACACAGTACTTGTTGAACACTGAGTTGATCTGGGCATCCTGAAGGGCCCCAAATAGCAGTGTCTGGCGATAGTACTTGGACCAATTATTGAGGCTCCACATCCGCACTCGAGAAAAGTCTACCCCATGTGAGTCCAGGGGTAGCAGGTTCATGTGATTCATCAAATGCTTTGAGTGGAAATAATAATACCATTAGTGTTGATTGAGCATTTACATGTTGGACATTGCTAAATATTTTCCAAGTCTATCAACTCAGTTAAGCCCATGGAGCATGTACTATCATCTCCTAAATTataacaagaaaactgaggctcacatgGGTGAGTGACTTGCCCATGGCCAGCCAAACATGCCCAATGAGGAGATAAGCTAAAACTGGCCACCTCCTGGAATTTTAACAAAGGATCAAAATGGTAGCCACAGGaatattcctttaaaatgaaCCTCTGAAATGCCACACTGGTCTCTCTATGGGTCCCTAAGTCCCAGGCTTGGACAAGAAGGGAAATGACATGGAAAACAGAGTTGCTGTCCCTCAATGACCTGGTTCTCAAAACATTGGGAATAGTCGCAGTTTCACCATACCTGCCTTCTCCTCAAATCGAAGAATATAACTCAACTATGCCAAAAtgccttttccattttaattatattttcaccTTGTAATATATATTGAAGGGTAATGAGTACAATAAATGTATTTCCTACTTTAGAAGTAAGTCCTACCCTTCATTTGTCCCAAACTTCCTGCAAGCTTCAAGACATGGGGTTGTAGAAGGGGTGAGTTCCCATATGCCTTAGAAAAATAAACCTATAGTTCCTCAATAAGGATTGTTCCAAAGCAATTTTTCAATCCTAAAACTGATTAACACTGCAGAGTGtatggagaaggagaaaaaaattacagtacaAATTACATCGGGAAATAAAGACATCCTATatttctctacaaaacaaaatcccACCTTCAAAAGTCTTGAGCGGGGTTTCCCATCTTCACTAAAGGCCAAACAAAAGAGCATAAGAAAAAACCACATGTGGGATTATGTTAGGTAAAGATGTTCCCTATGAGGactcatccatccatcaacccatcccatccacccatccacccaccctaaagttagcagaaagaaattttaaaggaaagaaatcttTTCTGGAGATTTGAAAATAACTGACAGGAATTATAATCTCTAGATAGTTTAATTATGGACAATCTGTGGGGAGAAAAAGGGACAAAAGACtttttcaaattagaaaatgtGGAATGTGTCCTTGCTTCCAAACAGAGTTCTAATCTGGACTTAAATAATTCTTTAGGACTTAAACCACTGGGTGTCTTATCCCTCTAAATATGAATACTGTTCCACTGAATGTGAATGGCCAGCATTACCAGGACATGCTCCCAGTTCTGCATCAGGTAAATGTCAGCTTGATCAATGATGAGAAGCTCAAtagaagacagaaagtcaaaatctctcttcttctctccttctccaccAATGATGGTCCTCAAGCCCAGCGGGGAAGCAATGAGGATATCCGAGGAGTAAAACGGGGCATAGAGTCGGATGCTTCTCTGAAGTATTGCCACTCCTACACAAAACAGCCAAGTACACACCAATTCATTAGTCACTACCAAGCCATTACCTTCCACCCTCTCAAAGCAGTCCACCACTTCTATTGCTTCCACATCTCTTATGTTCCTCTTAGCATGTAACTGTGCTCAACTGCtttaattattaaaacataaGAACAAGAGAAATCTTTCCCTTGCATCTATAGTCCCTTCTAGCTTctaccttctcttcctttccatcaCTATCAAACTGTTCCAGAGAATTGTCTCTACTTTCAAATCTCTCCTTCACTTCTCACTCCACTGCAATCTGGCCTCTGATTCCTCAGGACTCCAGAGAAATGACTCTTGCTAAGGTCCTCACAGTCCTCAGTCACCAATAGGATGAACACTTTTGAGAGCTTCTTATGAGGAATGTACAAATGGCACAGAATGTACAAACAGCTCCTTGCAGTGCTCTTTTCCTTGCTAATCGTTTCCATGACTTCAACGCTCACTTTTGCTTCTATCACTGACCTGGCCCTTGTCTATCCTTCCAGATCCAAAGAACTCTTCTTCCACAAACTGGTGGATTCACTTGTCAGCTCTGCTCTCATGCTGCATAAAGCTTTGGGTAAACTGACTCACTGATCGTGGCTTTAACGTCACCTTCACACAAATGTGTATTTCCAGCCCTTATCTTTTTCCTGAGCTCCAGAACAATATACTAACTGCTTGCTGGACAGTCATATATGTTCCAAACAAAACATGGGCTCTCATCTCCTATGCTTTACATTCCACCATACCGAAGCCTGTGTGAATCACAGGTCATTCCAAGCTTAGTCACCCTGAGGCCTCTGCAACAGGCAGTTTCCTGtctgaaatgttttcttccacTCAGTCACCTCCCTTTGAAACTGGCTAAATCCTGCATAGGTTTCCACCTAATACAGATGACACCTCCATCACGACATCTTCCCTAACCACCCTGCCCCCATTTTGGGTAAGGGGTTTGTTTTAAATGCTCCGAGAACAACCACTGCACATGTATCCTGCACTGCCTGCTCCCTGTCGTAGGCTGGATTTCCTTAGCAATGGGAActataacttttatttctatatttatttgtatattctcaacagtgtctggcacactgtaaatactcaataagtatttgtgaaTGAGCATATGCGACTAATGAACATTTTCTCAAGAACTGTACTCTAGAAAGGTATAACCAACCAAAGTCAATGGGAGCTGAATGAGAGACAAGCAAAAACGTGAAAATGTGGGTGGAAGTCATGTGTGGAGATTATTCAGGGTAGGTATTATGTAGCAGACAGGAGAAAGTCCACCTTTATGTAGAGACAGTCAGTTTATTCAGCCTCCCCAGAATGACCCCATCAGCCCCATCACTTCCAACATCCTACAGCACCCCTTGTAGCATCTATCTGCTACCAGCTATGGGTGTGCTTACACACTTCTGTTATACACTTgttataaatttctgttattaatGTACATGTGCCTTTCATATGTGGCCTCAGAGACTCCCCACTCCACTGGCCTAATAGCCACCCCATTAGCCAAGAAAAGACTCTCCCAAGGCAAACAACATGTCTCAAAGGCACACTGGTTCTGTTAAGAGGTGCAGTGAGTGATCCACTGGGAAAATGTCTAATTCCAGCTTCTGGTCTCCAGCTATGCAGACCTTCACACTTTAGGTCTCAAAGTAGATAAGGAAGAATTACCAATCCTGAAGTGGTCATCAATATTGCCCACAAACACGGCTTCATAATCCTCAGGCCTCTTCAAGTTGGGTGGTCTCTCCTCGGGATCTGATCCATATTCTCCCTGAAACCTCTTTTTGTTGCTCACAATGATTTTCTTCTTGCTGTCACCCTCGAGGAGGCTGATGAAGAGCTGCACCACCCGCAAAGCAGCTTCCCGGAATGGCACCACTATCAGTACCTGTGCAGACAGCAACAGCAGCCTTAGTGGGGGCAAGAGGAAGGAACCAGATCTTGAGGTGAACCTGCTGAGGAAGTGGAGCTAAAAAGCTCCATGTAGAGCAGTGGCTCCTAGCCAGGAAACATACTTATGTTACCCCCTTTGCACAGGGCCTGGCTTAACACCAGAAACTGAGCACGTTTCATAACCCCAGCACCATGACCTGCGGACTTTAGACCCGTGAATCCATGTGTCTCTGCTTGAGACATTTCTCAAGCAGAATTTGGAAATACCTTTTACAATAAGCCAATACCTCTAACAGATATGTCCACTAGTAAAAACTCAAGGACATAAACACATGAGCTCTTTGAGGGAAAGAAGTGTTACTCCATTTCTGTGTCTCCCACAGCATTTAGTGCAATATTTTTATCCTTAAGACACAGTGAATAAATACATGccgaataaataaatggaacaagtagagaagaaataaagcagGTACAAAAAAGGATTAACACATCATTACATTTTCAGTGCATTCTCTAGTACAGTCTTTCAGAAATGACAATAaagcatttctaaaaaaaaaaaatgaccacaaTTAATGGGAAAAACAGGACTCAGCTTTCTAagcatattcaaaaatatttaaagttactGTTGAGAATAAAAACcgaagatgcttaataaatgattAATTTCTAATTTCCTATTGTAAACAACATAATGGACATAACCCCAGTTAAACCACATAATTCACCAAATTATAATATGCTTCATAGATAATCTGCCTCTTATTCTTCTATGTAAttctaaaaggaaacaaataacctTATAACCCTGATGTTCAAGCCCCAAGGAGTGCAGTGGACTCAGCTTGATACAGTACAGAAATGGTGGACCAGGATTTGAGAGGACCGGCTTATTGTTCCAGCGGTGACACTAAGTAAGCATCAGGGCTTTGGTTTCCCCTGCTATTAAACAAGGGAGTTTGactaaaaaatttctaaaagcCACATTAGTATCAAAATTCTAGGATTCTATTAAACTCactgagaaaattataaaaagatgaGGCTCTTCAATACAGAGAGATGCAGTTCAGGGCAGGGGGACAAGTCCTGGTTCTATAACATCATGAATAATGTAGACATAATTGAAAGCCATTTCCTGTTAAGGCCTCAAATCCACTAGAGCTTAGACTTATGAATATAAACTCATCACTTTAAGCAGCAAAAACTTTACAGTAGcaaatataaatttttgtttcCAAAGGTTGACATATGTATGTGGCTTAATGAAGAGAATCCATGGTTCTTGCCTCATCTCTGCTACTCTTTCCCTGGTTCTCTTTAGCAAGGCCCTCTACAAACTTCTACAAATTTGGGGCTGTCCATACCTGTAATACGGAGGGATTGGATAAAAGGCTCATTAAGGTCTCATCCAGCTCTGACAACCACAAAGAAGAGATTTATAATGGAGTTTTATTTCTATACTCTGGGTTTATCTTTAAGGAAAGTGTCATGAAGTGCCTCCTTCTCACaagtttccagctacatccattgTCAGAAACAGCCCACTAAACTGCTGCAGTGATGCTCTGACACTACCTGGCCTACTTACTATGCTCACATTTGGGCTCATTCATGATGCCAATTATTAAAACACCCAAGTTCCTGCTAAGTGTCAGGCACCTCTATGGCAGTGCCTTGCAGCCTCCTTCTCGAGAGCAAAGCCTTCCTGCTGCACTCACCTTAGGCCTTGTTAACCCTTGGTCTCTGAAGTCATCATCATCACCCACTCCAAACTTCTGGCTTCGGCGTCTGCTATTGTTGCCAAGCACCTGGGCATTGGCTTTGAGGACGTGATTTATCACATGCAGGCAATACACATGGCGGATCTCTTCCCCGTTCTTCAGGGCAGTGCTTTCTGGGTAGAACAGGTCCCGGTAAGAATTCATAATTAAGAAGAGTTCTTTCTGGAGGGGGGTGAATGGGCTGCTTGATTTTTGGGGACCAGATAGGAACTGGCTGTTGGTCTTAGTCCAGGTGGATTCCAGAGGCTTCTGGAGATGAAGTGACTTTAAGTCAATATCCTTTGGGGGTTTAAATGTTTCCAACTTCTGAAACTTAGAGGAAAAGACAAGCTGGCCCAGGATAGGCCACTAGGGGAGAAACAGATCAAGggctaaattaaaaatgaataacagtAAATTACATTCACATAATAATATATTTAgcaaattttttcattatttatagatcatctcatttaatcctcacaacagccctgcaaGGTAGTTACCATGATACTCACGTTATAGTTTAGGAAACGCTGAGGTTTATAAAGAGGTTGTATGATACAGACAACGTTTACACAGAAGAAAAGGAGCTGAGGGCTAGACCTCAAGGTTTCTGACTTCAAATCTGAGCTCTTCACCCTATCAGTTGTCCCACACTGTTCTGTGGAATATATTCTGGGAAGAGTCAACATTCATTCTAGAAACAAAGGGGTTCCATAGTCAAATACCCTTGATAAACATCACAAAACTTAATTCCTCTGAGGGAGATTCACAATGTACATTAGATACTAAAGGTGTTGACAAGTTCTATGACAAGAAATCTGTCCATTTTGTTTAAATCCTAAGGAATAGTATTTTGTGGGATACGAGTTTAAGAATTTTTTCATTATAGCTAAATTGCTGATCTAAAAATAGGACaatctcagcaataaaaagaaataaattactgaCAGCTGAAataacttggatgaatctccagggaattatgctgagtgaaaaaaaaacaatctcaaaaggttacatGCTGTATgagtcatttaacattttttaaatgacaaaattatagaaatggagaccAGATTAGCGGTTATCAGGGCTTagaaatgggggtggggtggggcgcaGAGGGAAGTAGATATGGTTATAAAAGGGCAGCAAGGATCCATATTTTGCGGGAAATGTTCTACATCTTGATGGCAGGGGTAGATACAGGAACCCACGCATGATACAATTGTATATAACTAAATACAGGCACAGGCATACGCAGTTGAACAGGAGTAAAACCAGATCTGAGTAAGACTGGTAGATTGTATCAATGTCAGTTTCCTGGCTGTGACATTATACTACAGTTCTACAAGATTTCACCATTGAGGAAAATTGGGCCAAGGGTACAAGATGTCTTTGTATGATTTCTTACAATGGCATGTATATCTATAATTATTTcctcaataaaaatttcaattaaaaaaggaTGACCAACTCTGATGAATGGTATCAGTGGTGGgaacaaagaagtaaaaactgcccaatgtctgggtaatttatttGTGGACCTACCTCCAATAatttcaaacaaatgaacaatagTAGTACCTACTATTTTAATGAACACCATTTTGCTGAACACTATGTATTAGTAAACTATTCTATTTTGaaataggtattattatccccCTCCAGCAGACTAGAATAGTGAATAGCAAAAAAGCACATTAACTTGCCTTTGGTCAAAATGCAACAGCTCCTTGAAGATGTTGGTCTCCAAATCCACTCTTACCCATCATTATATTATCTGGCACCCACACTCCAGCTTCTTGGTGCTTTTTCTGGCTACATCTGTGCCCCACTAGGCTCTTCTAGCCTTCCTATGCCCTGCTTCCCTAGCAAGTCATCTACCACAGGTGTATATCATACACTCTGGGAGGCTACTAAAACCCAAGACCACTGTTTTATTTAgagttttctctatttctgaCCAGGATGACCAAGCAACACTTACTTTAAGCTCGTGGGTGGTTTTGGGATTTGTGGCAACagcctgaatttctttttctttcagttctttgttCACATGTTGAAGAAATGGAtcta
Encoded proteins:
- the UTP25 gene encoding U3 small nucleolar RNA-associated protein 25 homolog, whose translation is MGKRGSRSQSQLLNTLTKKQKKHLRDFGEEHPFYDRVSRKEAKPQICQLSESSDSSDSESESESEPEQVSGYHKLLATLKSVSEEEEEDEEEEEEEDSIVDDAEMNDEGGGSDVSVEEKMAAESTESPENVPLSADPEGKEDGEGPPGTSQASPEEFTDAKHESLFSLETNFLEEESGDNSSLKASQDPFLQHVNKELKEKEIQAVATNPKTTHELKWPILGQLVFSSKFQKLETFKPPKDIDLKSLHLQKPLESTWTKTNSQFLSGPQKSSSPFTPLQKELFLIMNSYRDLFYPESTALKNGEEIRHVYCLHVINHVLKANAQVLGNNSRRRSQKFGVGDDDDFRDQGLTRPKVLIVVPFREAALRVVQLFISLLEGDSKKKIIVSNKKRFQGEYGSDPEERPPNLKRPEDYEAVFVGNIDDHFRIGVAILQRSIRLYAPFYSSDILIASPLGLRTIIGGEGEKKRDFDFLSSIELLIIDQADIYLMQNWEHVLHLMNHMNLLPLDSHGVDFSRVRMWSLNNWSKYYRQTLLFGALQDAQINSVFNKYCVNMQGQVAVRNVPMTGSISHVLVQLPHVFQRMEAENLASVIDARFNFFVNKILPQYRDAVMSHTLIYIPSYFDFVRLRNYFKKEELNFTHICEYTQKSGVSRARHFFLQGEKQFLLFTERFHFYKRYTIKGIRNLIFYELPTYPHFYSEICNMLRATNRGEEATWTCTVLYSKYDAQRLAAVVGVERAAQMLQSKKNVHLFITGEK